In Labilibaculum sp. DW002, the genomic window ATACTAAAAGCACCAGTTTTATCTTTTCTAATTACATTATTATTGGCATTTCCACCTCTGGCTTCTATACGTGGAGCTATAAGTTTAATTTCGGGCACATTATCAATAATAGCTTTGGTATCTTCATTGGTAAAGTTATAGCGTCTACCCTGCTTAAATCCTTTATATGGTTTACTTGTTGGCTGTGTCCAGATAAAAACAGAATTAGTAGCAAAATCGCCCATACCATAATACACGCCATTTTCCAGACCTTTACCTGATCCTAGCATAATAATGAGCATGAAAATACCCCAAAAAACACCAAAAGCAGTAAGAAAGGTTCTTAGCTTATTACTCTTCAAGGCCATATATACTTCGGTCCATCTATCTTTATCAAACATGATATTATATTTTCATTAGTATTTTTATTATTTTCAAAAAAGCAAGTACCTATTATTCATCCGACAAAGCTTCTATCGGCCTCACGCTAGCTGCTTTCCATGCTGGAAAGAAACCTGCCAAAAGACCCGCAAACACGAGCACTGCAGTAGCAGTTAAGCCAACATCCAAATCCACCGACGGGTTCATAAAGAATTCGATTTGTGTATGAGGTGCTAAAAGTTCCAAGAGAATGACTCCCATAGCTAAACCCACATACCCAGCAACACTTGTGATAAGCACCGATTCAAACAAAACAAGTCCAATTATTGAACTAGGACTTGCTCCCAAGGCTTTCCGAATTCCTATTTCTCTTGTTCTTTCCCGTACAACAATAATCATGATATTACTAACACCAACAATACCGGCGATAATCGTGCCTAACCCTATAACCCATACGAACAGTCGAATACCTGCAAACAAAGACATAGTTCGCTGATAATTTTCCATATTGTTATTGATGAACATAGCCCGCTTGTCTTTGGGATCGAATTTATGTCGGGCAGCAAAGGTGTTTTTTAGATGTTTTTCCATATGCTTCAATTCTTCAATATCATGAGTTTGAGTTGTGAAGGACATATTGGAAATTCGATTGGCTCCATCGAATACACGTTGGGCCGTTGAGATAGGTATATAAACACGCTGAAGATCTCTTTCTGAATGGTCGGTGAATGTTCCAATCACCTGAAAAGGAATATTGTTGATTTTAACATACTTACCTACAGGCTCCTCTTTTTCAAATAGCGCATCCTCTACAACAGTAGAAATAGAAACAACTTTTCGGTATTGCTTGACATCAATTTCATTTAGGAATCGACCTTTTAAGCTAGTCGTGTTTTCAAGAGTTTCGGTATCAGGATGAACAGCAACAATGGAATAATTAACGAATTCAGTTTTGTAGGTTATCAGGTTGTTTCCTCGAATGGTAAAGCGAGAACTAATTTTGTCAACATCCAAACCAGATTGTTTAGTTCGTGAATAATCTTCGTTGGTAAATTGAATACGTCTTCCGGGTTGCATACCATCATAGGCCATGCTGGTTTGCCCGCTATAGAGCCAAAGACTGTTTTCGGCGTCAGCTTTAAACTGATTCACGACACCATTTTGCAAACCGTTACCTGAACCCAAAAGAATGATGAGCATAAAAATTCCCCAGGATACACTAAAGCCTGTTAATATAGTACGCAGTTTGTTCTTTCGGATGGTTTCATAAATCTCTTGCCACTTATCAAGATCGATCATGCTGTTTTATTTAGAATTACACAACTAATGTATAGGACGCACGAAGCAGTCTTTACGTTACAATTGTGGTATCCTAAAATTTGGAAGGTATAATAGCGGTGGGTTTTCTAATTACAATATAAAGAAAGAATTTTAAGAAATCAAGAGCTCAATCATTTAATACTAATCGATTTTATTATTTATGAAAACTTAAACAAGGGATTTTCAACAAGTTGAGAATTAATCTTATTTAACTTTCCTTAGGAGCTCTTAACCATGCTATAAACTATCTTTACAATATAAAGTAGAATAAATAAGTAGTTTTTTATAGTAGATTGAGATTAAGGTTAAATTTTAGGGTAATGGGTCAGGTGGTTTCTGATCCATTTTTTTTGTACAAAATTCTATGATACCTTTACTTTATGGATGCTACTCAACTAAACCACATCTACAAAACAATCCCTGAGGATAAAATTCCTTGGGTAATGGATCATCTTCCTAACTGTCTATTAGAGGTGCTGAATAAGCAAGATATAAAAGCTTGTAAAATAGCTGATTTAGGATGTGGAATTGGAACTTATAGTTTATACTTGGCTAGGCTTGGCTTTGATATATTTGGTATTGATTACTCTGAAGTAGCCATAGAAAAGGCCAAACAAATCTTTAAATTGAATCAGATGAAAGGTGAATTTATCACTCTTGACCTGACTCAAAAAACAGAACGTATTTTACCTGTTTCTGATTTTGCTTTCGACTACGAAGTACTACATCATATCTTTCCAAAAGATAGAGTTCAATATTTTAAAAATGTCTTTGATTTATTATC contains:
- a CDS encoding ABC transporter permease, which gives rise to MIDLDKWQEIYETIRKNKLRTILTGFSVSWGIFMLIILLGSGNGLQNGVVNQFKADAENSLWLYSGQTSMAYDGMQPGRRIQFTNEDYSRTKQSGLDVDKISSRFTIRGNNLITYKTEFVNYSIVAVHPDTETLENTTSLKGRFLNEIDVKQYRKVVSISTVVEDALFEKEEPVGKYVKINNIPFQVIGTFTDHSERDLQRVYIPISTAQRVFDGANRISNMSFTTQTHDIEELKHMEKHLKNTFAARHKFDPKDKRAMFINNNMENYQRTMSLFAGIRLFVWVIGLGTIIAGIVGVSNIMIIVVRERTREIGIRKALGASPSSIIGLVLFESVLITSVAGYVGLAMGVILLELLAPHTQIEFFMNPSVDLDVGLTATAVLVFAGLLAGFFPAWKAASVRPIEALSDE
- a CDS encoding class I SAM-dependent methyltransferase: MDATQLNHIYKTIPEDKIPWVMDHLPNCLLEVLNKQDIKACKIADLGCGIGTYSLYLARLGFDIFGIDYSEVAIEKAKQIFKLNQMKGEFITLDLTQKTERILPVSDFAFDYEVLHHIFPKDRVQYFKNVFDLLSDNGMYLSVCFSEDDKCFGGEGKFRKTPLGTTLYFSNENEIRQLSSPLFEILELKTIDIPGKRDSHKAIYCLMQKKSTT